One window of Pirellulales bacterium genomic DNA carries:
- a CDS encoding HIRAN domain-containing protein has product MAWFEVTGKGKDSGRKRQRRYTADDEEDVRRVAIKDGTVPETISPIESTAFVSSVAGVSFKNSNNTRRQRIVRESHLGEAVLLEHEDGNRHDANAIRVLRANGEQLGYLPREDAAMVMSFRSPARGCDYSATIVDSGLTESEDAIRWIKLFVVLALEFAPSDRVAEKCRRVIVDEKLSVRPETVIPSLALKSKPRPNYVRSKGAAKAKPKSSGCLLIILSVALLCVAAAAI; this is encoded by the coding sequence ATGGCTTGGTTCGAAGTCACGGGCAAGGGGAAGGATTCGGGACGAAAGCGACAGCGTCGGTACACCGCCGACGACGAAGAGGACGTACGTCGTGTGGCAATAAAGGACGGAACCGTCCCGGAAACTATCTCGCCGATCGAATCGACCGCATTCGTTTCATCCGTCGCAGGAGTTTCTTTCAAGAACTCGAACAACACTCGTCGCCAGCGGATCGTTCGCGAATCTCATTTGGGCGAGGCCGTCCTGCTAGAGCACGAGGACGGAAATCGGCATGATGCAAACGCGATTCGAGTGCTCCGCGCCAACGGCGAGCAACTGGGATACTTACCTCGAGAAGACGCCGCAATGGTGATGTCATTTCGAAGCCCCGCAAGAGGCTGCGACTATTCTGCGACCATCGTCGACAGCGGACTTACGGAATCCGAAGACGCGATTCGGTGGATTAAATTGTTCGTGGTGCTTGCGCTCGAATTCGCGCCGTCCGATCGAGTGGCTGAGAAGTGTCGGCGAGTCATCGTTGACGAAAAGCTTTCGGTCAGACCTGAAACCGTGATTCCAAGCTTAGCGCTGAAGTCGAAACCGCGGCCGAACTACGTTCGGTCCAAAGGTGCGGCCAAGGCAAAGCCGAAATCGTCAGGCTGCTTATTGATTATCCTTTCGGTGGCGCTGCTTTGCGTCGCTGCCGCAGCAATTTGA
- a CDS encoding site-specific integrase codes for MKTKRQPRAPVTADIGPETLLSDYVAVYLASRADQRNRTATARNNGHLTGLASVFSRALGRPATIADLTINKLNPFLDRLVATCRSPATVYEHRRRFMTLLRHVIWHRLAVGITPQMPLREFYRQAFAPLFLGESADLDKYRRAVEEIGSGWAVSDLTSPTSLEACKSHPLRRYIKRVWKLAYDLDLVGPWPKAVRPRIERVSRPRRRSLWNQAAIEPVAKGEAPLTVRQLYVHFYRPLRLRHSSPCTEHRFKTTVDAFARFLGREPLLTDFEDDQVGCFLASAMKHGWTPSTANTARSGLLALWRLAARKRFVDAFPDVGKLKVPARIPKVWTQSELARLFAALAKEPGKIAGVPAGLWWVALHHVLWWSAERISAVMQLRWSDIDLESGWLIVPAEFRKRRTADKATELPPEAIDALKAIYSRRRKLVFPWPYTHGDLWPRYRHIRQRAGLATDRASGFHRMRRSAASYFEAAGGNATELLGHSARRVTMCYLSPSVVKPKQAAEILFDPRAAPIGGAV; via the coding sequence ATGAAGACGAAAAGGCAGCCCCGGGCCCCGGTAACAGCGGATATTGGCCCAGAAACCTTGCTTTCCGATTACGTCGCCGTCTATCTCGCATCGCGCGCGGACCAAAGGAACCGGACCGCAACGGCGCGCAACAATGGGCACCTGACGGGGCTGGCATCCGTGTTTTCCAGAGCGCTCGGTCGACCGGCCACGATTGCCGATCTCACTATCAATAAGTTGAATCCGTTTTTGGATCGACTTGTTGCAACCTGTAGGTCGCCGGCCACGGTCTACGAGCACCGTCGCAGGTTTATGACGCTGCTCCGCCATGTGATCTGGCACAGGCTGGCAGTCGGGATCACGCCGCAGATGCCGCTACGTGAGTTTTACCGGCAGGCCTTCGCGCCATTGTTCTTGGGAGAGTCCGCCGACCTGGACAAGTACCGGCGAGCCGTTGAAGAAATCGGCAGCGGCTGGGCGGTCAGCGATCTGACTTCCCCGACATCGCTCGAGGCCTGCAAATCGCATCCTCTGCGACGTTACATCAAACGCGTATGGAAGTTAGCCTACGACTTGGACCTTGTCGGTCCGTGGCCTAAGGCCGTACGACCGCGAATAGAGCGAGTATCCCGTCCGCGACGCCGCTCACTGTGGAACCAAGCCGCGATCGAGCCCGTCGCGAAGGGCGAGGCGCCACTAACAGTTCGTCAACTGTACGTTCATTTTTATCGGCCGCTGAGGCTACGTCATTCGTCACCATGTACAGAACACCGTTTCAAGACGACGGTCGACGCCTTTGCGCGGTTCCTGGGCCGCGAACCGTTGCTGACGGACTTCGAAGATGATCAGGTAGGCTGCTTCCTAGCATCGGCTATGAAACATGGATGGACGCCCTCGACGGCAAATACCGCACGGAGCGGATTGCTGGCGCTGTGGCGACTAGCGGCCCGCAAACGATTCGTCGACGCCTTCCCCGACGTGGGGAAGTTGAAGGTGCCGGCGAGGATTCCCAAGGTCTGGACTCAAAGCGAGTTGGCGAGGCTGTTCGCCGCCCTGGCCAAAGAGCCCGGTAAGATTGCCGGCGTCCCGGCGGGGCTGTGGTGGGTCGCCTTGCACCATGTTCTTTGGTGGAGTGCCGAGCGTATTTCCGCCGTCATGCAACTACGCTGGTCAGACATCGATCTTGAAAGCGGCTGGCTGATCGTGCCCGCCGAGTTTAGAAAGCGACGCACGGCCGACAAGGCGACCGAGTTGCCCCCCGAGGCAATCGACGCTCTGAAGGCCATTTACAGTCGACGTCGCAAGCTGGTTTTTCCCTGGCCGTATACCCACGGGGATTTGTGGCCGCGCTATCGACATATTCGCCAACGAGCGGGGCTCGCCACGGATCGGGCGAGTGGCTTTCACCGAATGAGAAGGTCGGCAGCCAGCTACTTTGAGGCCGCCGGCGGTAATGCCACGGAGCTGCTCGGCCACTCGGCGCGCCGCGTGACGATGTGTTACCTGTCCCCTTCGGTGGTGAAGCCGAAACAGGCTGCGGAGATACTGTTCGATCCGCGCGCGGCGCCGATCGGCGGTGCGGTATGA